In Solanum pennellii chromosome 3, SPENNV200, a single window of DNA contains:
- the LOC107013632 gene encoding uncharacterized protein LOC107013632, whose amino-acid sequence MKLVLNKAGAKRKSKTKQIQNINRQVKREKGHLKVSIKRQCRSDRRIAVAFYVREVLVTGIVIGHVYSSLDETSSSDIFPVPSEALVSSICKKTIMLNLVPLHEALKDQKHQYQVIHKANLLKEFRTASMCGMDKSVGKLQVINSSVSTSTLTHDGHVTANPNNPAEFVNHGVHLWNQSRKQWVGHKKLVNQPQQLREPKLNWNATYDSLFGSNKPLPMSIPLAEMVDFLMDFWELEGLYD is encoded by the exons ATGAAATTAGTACTTAACAAGGCCGGCGCGAAAAGAAAGTCAAAAACGAAgcaaatacaaaatattaaccGGCAGGTGAAGCGTGAGAAAGGCCATCTAAAAGTTTCGATCAAAAGGCAGTGCCGAAGTGATCGACGTATTGCTGTGGCTTTCTATGTCAG GGAGGTTCTAGTCACTGGAATAGTTATTGGTCATGTGTATTCCTCTTTAGATGAAACCTCTAGTTCTGAT ATTTTCCCAGTACCTTCTGAAGCGCTAGTCTCAAGCATTTGCAAAAAAACGATAATGCTGAATCT AGTTCCTCTTCACGAAGCACTGAAAGATCAGAAACATCAATATCAGGTGATTCATAAAGCTAATCTATTGAAGGAGTTTCGGACAGCCAGCATGTGTGGCATGGACAAAAGTGTAGGTAAGCTTCAAGTAATCAACTCATCAGTTAGTACATCTACACTGACACATGATGGTCATGTGACTGCAAATCCAAACAACCCTGCTGAATTTGTGAATCATG GAGTACACCTCTGGAACCAAAGCAGAAAGCAGTGGGTAGGACACAAGAAGCTTGTCAACCAACCCCAACAGCTTCGTGAACCTAAATTAAA TTGGAATGCTACATATGATAGTTTGTTTGGGAGCAACAAGCCGTTGCCCATGTCTATCCCGCTTGCT GAAATGGTAGATTTCCTAATGGATTTTTGGGAGCTGGAAGGACTGTACGATTGA
- the LOC107013926 gene encoding phospholipase D alpha 1, producing MAPILLHGTLHVTIHEVDKLHAKHGRNFFSKIKDSVEEKVGMGKGASRIYATVDLEKARVGRTRVIENEPNNPRWYESFHIYCAHMAKNVIFTVKDNNSIGATLIGRAYLPVNDLLEGEEVDEWIEILDEDENPVEAGSKIHVTLQYFEISRDRNWGRGIGSSKYPGVPYTFFPQRTGCRVSLYHDAHIPDNFIPKIPLSGGKYYEPHRCWEDIFDAISNAKHMIYITGWSVYTEITLMRDSRREKPGGGDTVGELLKKKAKEGVKVLMLVWDDRTSVRLLKKDGLMATHDEETEEYFKDSDVHCVLCPRDPDDGGSIVKDIQTSTMFTHHQKIVIVDTDMPNGESETRRLMSFVGGLDLCDGRYDTPFHSLFRTLDTAHHDDFHQPNFAEASIDKGGPREPWHDIHSRVEGPIAWDVLYNFEQRWKKQGGKDILVDVRELDNVIIPPSSVMYHDDPESWNVQLFRSIDGGAAFGFPDTPEESVKAGLVSGKNNIVDRSIQDAYITAIRRAKNFIYIENQYFLGSCYDWEDDDVNVEEVGALHLIPKELTLKIVSKIEAGERFTVYVLVPMWPEGIPDSASVQAILYWQRRTMEMMYKHIFKALRDAGIDDHPRNYLTFYCIGNREVKKSGEYEPSHKPESDTDYRRAQEARRFMIYVHSKMMIVDDEYIIVGSANINQRSMDGARDSEIAIGAYQPHNLTTNRQPARGQIHGFRMALWYEHMGMLDDTFQHPESEDCVRKVNGIADKYWDLYTSESLETDLPGHLLRYPVGLTNDGEITDLPGNGNEYFPDTNAKVIGTKSDLLPPILTT from the exons ATGGCTCCGATTCTGCTTCATGGTACTCTGCATGTCACCATACACGAGGTCGATAAGCTGCACGCGAAGCACGGTCGCAACTTCTTCAGCAAG ATTAAAGATTCTGTCGAGGAGAAGGTAGGTATGGGCAAAGGAGCTTCTAGAATTTATGCGACAGTTGATTTGGAAAAGGCAAGGGTTGGAAGAACCAGAGTTATTGAAAATGAACCAAACAATCCTAGGTGGTATGAGTCTTTCCACATCTATTGTGCTCATATGgcaaaaaatgttatatttacTGTCAAAGATAACAATTCCATTGGTGCAACCTTAATTGGAAGAGCTTATTTACCAGTTAATGACCTATTGGAAGGGGAAGAGGTTGATGAGTGGATTGAGATACTGGATGAAGATGAGAATCCCGTTGAAGCAGGTTCTAAAATCCATGTGACACTGCAGTATTTTGAAATCAGTCGTGATCGTAATTGGGGACGTGGAATAGGTAGTTCTAAATATCCTGGTGTCCCTTATACTTTCTTCCCTCAGAGAACAGGATGTCGCGTTTCTTTGTATCACGATGCACATATCCCTGATAATTTTATTCCGAAAATCCCTCTATCAGGGGGTAAGTATTATGAACCACATCGATGTTGGGAAGATATCTTTGATGCGATTTCTAATGCAAAGCACATGATTTACATTACTGGCTGGTCTGTATATACTGAAATAACCTTGATGAGAGACTCCAGGAGGGAAAAGCCTGGAGGAGGCGACACAGTCGGAGAGCTGCTCAAGAAGAAGGCGAAGGAAGGTGTTAAAGTCCTCATGCTTGTATGGGATGACAGAACATCTGTACGTCTGCTGAAGAAAGACGGTCTCATGGCCACTCATGACGAAGAAACTGAGGAGTACTTTAAAGATTCTGATGTGCATTGTGTCCTTTGCCCTCGGGATCCTGATGATGGTGGAAGCATAGTTAAAGATATACAGACTTCTACAATGTTTACTCATCATCAGAAAATCGTCATAGTGGACACTGACATGCCCAATGGAGAGTCAGAGACGAGGAGGCTTATGAGCTTCGTTGGTGGCCTTGATCTTTGTGATGGGAGATACGATACTCCTTTCCATTCACTTTTTAGGACGCTGGATACAGCACATCATGATGATTTCCACCAACCTAATTTTGCTGAAGCTTCGATTGACAAAGGAGGGCCTAGAGAGCCCTGGCACGACATTCATTCTCGAGTTGAAGGACCAATTGCTTGGGATGTACTGTATAATTTTGAGCAGAGATGGAAAAAACAGGGCGGAAAAGATATTCTTGTGGACGTAAGAGAGCTTGACAATGTTATCATTCCACCATCTTCAGTTATGTACCATGATGATCCTGAATCATGGAATGTTCAATTATTCAGATCGATCGATGGTGGGGCAGCTTTCGGGTTTCCTGATACACCAGAAGAGTCGGTAAAGGCTGGTCTAGTGAGCGGGAAGAATAACATAGTCGATAGAAGTATCCAAGATGCTTACATCACTGCTATTCGTCGAGCAAAGAATTTCATCTACATTGAAAATCAGTATTTTCTCGGAAGCTGTTACGATTGGGAGGATGATGATGTGAACGTGGAGGAGGTTGGTGCTTTGCatctcatcccaaaagaacttacATTGAAGATTGTTAGTAAAATTGAAGCTGGAGAAAGGTTTACTGTATATGTTCTGGTTCCAATGTGGCCAGAGGGAATTCCTGACAGTGCATCTGTACAAGCAATATTATATTGGCAAAGGAGGACAATGGAAATGAtgtataaacatatatttaaggCTCTCAGAGATGCAGGTATCGATGATCACCCCAGGAATTATTTGACTTTTTACTGTATTGGTAATCGAGAGGTGAAGAAGAGTGGAGAATATGAACCTTCACACAAGCCTGAATCTGATACTGATTATAGACGAGCTCAGGAAGCTCGTCGCTTCATGATCTATGTTCATTCCAAGATGATGATTG TTGATGATGAGTACATTATAGTTGGATCAGCCAACATTAACCAGAGGTCAATGGATGGGGCAAGAGACTCAGAGATAGCAATTGGAGCATACCAGCCTCATAATTTAACGACAAACAGGCAACCAGCAAGAGGTCAAATTCATGGGTTCCGAATGGCATTGTGGTACGAGCATATGGGGATGCTCGATGACACGTTCCAACATCCAGAGAGCGAAGATTGTGTGAGGAAGGTGAATGGAATAGCTGATAAATACTGGGATCTGTACACAAGTGAGAGTCTAGAAACTGATCTGCCTGGTCACTTACTCCGATACCCTGTCGGACTTACCAACGACGGTGAGATCACAGATTTGCCTGGAAATGGAAATGAGTACTTCCCTGACACTAACGCTAAGGTTATTGGTACTAAATCTGACCTCCTTCCTCCTATCCTCACTACCTAA
- the LOC107012820 gene encoding uncharacterized protein LOC107012820 produces the protein MSSMLGSQGFVLATAMAVSAGTVILLDLFRVKYFPATHLSDQQQDEKQILKSCLSSAGKNKDKTRKKKKKVQFAADVKSSSGNGEEYRRKQMRKFTESRIKSCGNEIVGMPGNRMALYTGILKDRVQRMGFSH, from the exons ATGTCAAGTATGTTGGGTTCACAAGGCTTCGTATTGGCGACAGCCATGGCGGTCTCTGCCGGCACCGTAATTTTACTCGATCTTTTCCGGGTCAAGTACTTCCCGGCGACCCATCTTTCCGATCAACAACAAGATGAAAAACAGATCCTCAAGTCCTGTTTATCTTCAG CTGGGAAGAACAAGgacaaaacaagaaagaaaaagaagaaagttcAATTTGCCGCTGATGTGAAAAGTTCGAGCGGAAATGGCGAGGAGTAcagaagaaaacaaatgaggAAATTCACAGAAAGTCGAATTAAATCTTGTGGGAATGAGATTGTGGGGATGCCAGGAAATAGGATGGCTTTGTACACTGGGATTCTCAAGGATCGGGTTCAAAGAATGGGATTCTCCCATTGA
- the LOC107015437 gene encoding ethylene-responsive transcription factor WIN1, with the protein MVQAKKFRGVRQRHWGSWVAEIRHPLLKRRVWLGTFETAEEAARAYDEAAVLMSGRNAKTNFPVQAMDENKKENYKSNNSILSGSSSSSSLSAILSAKLRKSCKSPSPSLTCLRLDTESSNIGVWQKRAGARPDSSWVMTVEFGKKKMINDNEHIIIPDENVTSSTTFSSQENSIEIEQGKECGVMNEEERMALQMIEELLNRN; encoded by the exons ATGGTACAGGCAAAGAAGTTCAGAGGTGTCAGGCAACGCCATTGGGGTTCTTGGGTCGCTGAAATTCGTCATCCTTTACT GAAGAGGAGAGTGTGGCTAGGTACGTTTGAAACTGCAGAAGAAGCTGCCCGAGCGTATGATGAGGCTGCTGTTTTAATGAGCGGACGTAACGCCAAAACAAATTTCCCAGTGCAAGCAAtggatgaaaataaaaaagaaaattataaatctAATAATTCGATTTTATCaggatcatcatcatcatcatcactctctGCTATACTTAGCGCCAAACTTCGGAAGAGCTGTAAATCGCCATCGCCGTCTCTCACTTGTCTCAGACTTGATACAGAGAGTTCCAACATTGGGGTTTGGCAGAAACGGGCCGGAGCCCGGCCTGATTCTAGCTGGGTCATGACTGTTGAATTTGGAAAAAAGAAGATGATTAATGATAACGAGCATATAATTATTCCAGACGAAAACGTAACTTCTTCAACTACGTTTTCGTCTCAGGAGAATTCGATCGAGATCGAACAAGGCAAAGAATGTGgtgtgatgaatgaagaagaacGAATGGCGCTTCAAATGATTGAGGAACTCCTCAACAGGAATTAA